Within the Telopea speciosissima isolate NSW1024214 ecotype Mountain lineage chromosome 4, Tspe_v1, whole genome shotgun sequence genome, the region CACCGTAGTGATACCAAATGCTAGATGCCAAATGAGAGAGACTGGAACAGAAAGAAACAGTCAAAGAGATGGACACAATCGGCATATTCTCATGAAGAGGCCACCCAAATTACAGGGAGGGTTCTTTAAGGAAAACTGAATCCAAAATTTATTAGATATACATCACAAAATGAGGTActtacatacatacatacacagaagaaaaaggaaaaaaaaaaaaaaaagagagatggtGAAGTGAAGTGAAGTGAGCTCGATCAGAACAGAGCAGGGAATCAATCAAAAAAGACGTATGCATGGGACTCTCAAAGAGAAGCTTgaataatttcttcttcttccatgactGTACTACAGCCTTCTGTCCACCATTCTTTCCTACTGACGATGACGAGTAACCCATCTGGGTTTCGTACATGGAGAGGATCTTTCTTTAACTTCGGACAATTTCTGACAAGCACTTCTCTTATAAGGGGACAATACAAGATGATATCATTGGTGCACACATCAGTTAGTGTTGGTAGTTCTTCTAGATATATTCTTGTCAGTCTTGGAAACGGTGAGATGACTTCTTCCAGCTTCTCTGCTTCAACTAGTATTTCGATTCTCTCACAATCGGTGACTAGAATTTGCTCCAAATTGTTGAACACGCATCGCATTTCCTTGGTGAAGATCTTCTTCAAGCTATTGCATTGCACTATTACTATCTCAAATAATTGACCAAAGCAATTAAGTGGTGAAAGACTACTCAGTTTTGGCAATCTTATCAACCATAACCTCTCAAAAGAATTTTGGTTATGGTACACCTTCTCTGCTCCATCCAACACATCCTCCATGTTTTCACAGTTTATTAATGTAGTTCTTCCACCACCAATGCACATACCTGTCACACCCTTGCAATCCTCAATATATATGTCTTGTAGATTTTGGGATTCACTGAGACCTTGTAGAACATCTTGTTTTATGACTCTGCAACCGGTCATATCCAAATTCATAATCTTATTGGCCAAAGGTTTTGAACCAATCAGAAATTATGATATTTTGGaaggaaatggaaagagatgttAAATTGGTCAAGTTGGACAACTCCCCCACATCAATCATATTGATCATGGAGTCACAGTTACTACTACTAGTAGACCcatgttcatcatcttcaacattgatcactttccattttattttaaatgcTCCATACAGTCTCAAATCCTCTAGTTTGTGCAAACAAGAAATTACCCCTGGTGGAATAGAAACTTTGGAATTTTGCACATCCAAGTATCTTAAATTACTTAAACCTCCCACACATTCAATTCCAATGATTTGCTGGTCTAACATTTCACAATAACACAAATCTAAAACTTCTAGCCATCGGAACATTCCCAGTTTGGGCAATGCTCTCAAACTTCGACACCACCTTAACCTAAGAACCCGAAGATTCACCAAACATGACAAGGAATCTGGGAGATATTCCAATGTCAGTGTGTAAGAAAGATCAAATACTCTTAAGATTAACCATGTGTTGCAAGAAATTTGGCTCTGGAATAACAGTGCAGATCCTATTATTCCTGAATTGGAAAGTGGATAGTTTTTGGCACATCTCTTCCAACTTCGGCAACTCCTTAATTTGCGTATCTATTAGAGATACCCATGTTGCATCGACCCACTCATGAGCCTGTGGTGCCTTTTTAACTGATCCACCAGTTCTTATCACAAACTTGCTGAGGTTACTCCCATCAGAGTACTCTAAAGAAGCAATCCAAAGTGCGAGTTCTCGCATCATATCATGCATCCTTAcccaatttttttcctctccatcTTCCAACATGCAAGCAATTTTCAAACTTCCAAGCAGAGCCTCACCTTTATTCCTAGCATCTGTTAGACTACCCAATCTATCTTCTAATCCCTCTCCAAAGCAGTAATTTAATATCTCATATTCGCTTATGATATGGTCTTCGGGGAAGCAAGCACAATAAAGAAATAGACTCTTAAGCATATTATTCTCCAATATATCAAAACTGAACTTTAAAGGAACCAGCACTTCTTTTATCATACCTCGGAGATCTGTGGCTGATACCTTCATTTCCCTTACAGCATTAGCCCACTCCCTGACTCCATGTCGATTCACCATTGCACGAGCAACAGTGACGATTGCAAGGGGAAGACCATCACACCTTTCAACAATTTGTTCAGCAAGACGTTTTAGATCATCAACAGCAACATGTTCACCAGCTTTCTTAACGAAGAACATCCACGACTCCTCATCAGTTAATGGcttcacttttatttttttacttgcACCCATATCAGTGCAAGTATCTTGATTTCGACTGATTACAAGAATCTTGCTCTCTTTATCATTTGGAAGTTGAGGGATTCCGACATTCTCGAGCTTTAATTCGCACCACACATCATCCAAAATTAGAAGAAATTTCTTCTTACTTAAGGCTTCGTACAATGCATCAGAGTCGCTATTATCTGGTAATCCAAGACGCTTACCGATACTAGTTTGAATACTTGGTATGTTGGGAGTGGCAGATACTCTGATCATTATCACGATCTCAaaacaagaattttttttgaagtgaTTATTTAATTGTTTGACCAGAGTTGTTTTACCCACTCCCCCCATACCGTATACTCCAATGATACCAATGTGAGGATCAAGTATGCAATCAAGCATCTCCCGCAACGTGCATTGAGTTGA harbors:
- the LOC122659483 gene encoding disease resistance protein RPS5-like, whose translation is MSSTCESRLIVFKATKKSKLHILKAAENAGQAEDEVAKDWFDAVRKIEEETGDIEEKYDQRKCAAGWCVNCWSLYKLSKKSVDLKKKVLDRLENIKFDVARPPSPKSVIDMQTEAIIENQPSTQCTLREMLDCILDPHIGIIGVYGMGGVGKTTLVKQLNNHFKKNSCFEIVIMIRVSATPNIPSIQTSIGKRLGLPDNSDSDALYEALSKKKFLLILDDVWCELKLENVGIPQLPNDKESKILVISRNQDTCTDMGASKKIKVKPLTDEESWMFFVKKAGEHVAVDDLKRLAEQIVERCDGLPLAIVTVARAMVNRHGVREWANAVREMKVSATDLRGMIKEVLVPLKFSFDILENNMLKSLFLYCACFPEDHIISEYEILNYCFGEGLEDRLGSLTDARNKGEALLGSLKIACMLEDGEEKNWVRMHDMMRELALWIASLEYSDGSNLSKFVIRTGGSVKKAPQAHEWVDATWVSLIDTQIKELPKLEEMCQKLSTFQFRNNRICTVIPEPNFLQHMVNLKSI